From the Ignavibacteriales bacterium genome, the window ATGTGGTTTATTTTAGAATTCTTAAATACCGACACATAAAAGCTTACTGCTTCTTCCGCCTGGTTATCGAACCAGAGGCAATCTTGAATTTTGTTTTCCATTTTAATTCAGAGTTTATTTGATTTATTTATTCTCCTACGAATACCTTGAAACCACCCATTGCCATTTTCCTCATATCGAATGGCATTTTTTTACCCATACAATCCTCCATTAATCCCGGATCCGCCATAACTATTTTGTTGATCCTGTTCCTGTCGGCTTTGGATTTGTACGTGATGAACGAGAAAACCAATGCTTCATTTTTTTTGTGTTTGACATAATCGCCGAATCCTGTCATTCCCTCAATTTTCATATCGTCACCCATACTTTCTATGTAGCTCAATGCACCGTGCTTCATATATATCTTACGGGCTTTATCAGAAATTTTCTTGTATTCCTTTAGTTTTGATGTTTGTACCGGAAGCAGGAATCCGTCCACGTACTTAGCCGATGATTTTGTACTTTTTGCCATAATTTGATTTTTGGTTTATCAGAATTTACGGTTTTAATATAAAGTCTTTACAAATATAAGATGATAAATCTAATTCTTGAGCGTGCAATTACGCC encodes:
- a CDS encoding DUF1428 domain-containing protein, with the protein product MAKSTKSSAKYVDGFLLPVQTSKLKEYKKISDKARKIYMKHGALSYIESMGDDMKIEGMTGFGDYVKHKKNEALVFSFITYKSKADRNRINKIVMADPGLMEDCMGKKMPFDMRKMAMGGFKVFVGE